The sequence CACGTTTGATCCCATCATGACGCGGCAGCGTGTTGCCTTGGTGACTAGATGCGAAAGGTCCAAGGCTGCACGAATCGAAGGGACGGCGAAGTTTCTGTGATTCGTTCCACCTCGCGTGCTCGGTGGAACTTTCGACAAAAACTACGATAACACCTGTACGTTAGTTTCATGGACGAAAGTGGATTTGCGGTGGCGTTTAATCGGTAAGCGCCATGTTTATACCACTGGCAGAATTGCGATGGTAAAACTCTTGACAGCTTTACCAATTAGGGTTTCTAGAATGTTAGGTTTACGTTTGGTAAAACGTTTTTAGCAGGTTGTTTACCATTTGACATCGAAAGGTACGTTTATGTCCCATACCGCCGCTCCCAAGGTTGCTTTTATTTTCGATTGCGACGGCACGCTGGTTAATAGCACCCCCGTTTGGGCTTATGCTCAGCCAGAGTTATTGCACCGCCACGGGATTGACGTGACCGTGGATGACTTTGCCCAATTCGAGCACCTGTCACTGGAAGACGAGTGCCAGGCCTACCACGACACGTGGGGCATTGGCGCGAATGGCGAGGAGCTGTATCGCGAGCTGAGCGACATCCTGATCGATGGATACTCCAAGGTGCCGCCGCGCGACGGCCTGCTTGCATTTTTGGAGCAGGCGAAGGCGGCGGGCATTGCAATGTGCGTTGCCACGTCCACGCCGGCCGAGCTGGTTAAGTCTGCGCTTGCGGGCGCCGGGCTCGACGCTTATATGGAGTTTGTTACCACGACGGGCGAGGCGGGGCGCTCCAAACAGTTCCCCGACGTATACGAGCTGGCGCTGCGCCGCCTAGATGAGCGCCATGGGCAAAAGTTTGAGCGCGCTTGGGTGTTTGAGGACGCAGTCTTTGGCCTTAAGAGCTCTGGCACCGCAGGCTTTAAGCGTGTGGGTATTTATGACCCGCACGGCCGCATGAAGCGCGATGACGTGCGCGCCAATTGCGATATCTTTATCGACAGTTACGAAGAGCTGGATCTGCCCCGCGTGCTTGCATTTGAGGGATAGGCGAGGGCCGTGGCTTGCAAGGTATTAGTGGTCTGCGGCTCACCCGTGGTGGTGAGCGCAGATCTGTTGCGTAGGCTGGCGGGGGAGTGCGACCACGTTGTCGCCGTGGACCGCGGACTCGACGCGCTGCTGGGCGCCGGCCTGGGCTGCGACGTTTATGTGGGGGATGCCGACACGGTGAGCGATGCGGGTCGCGCGCTAGTCGATGCCGCCACCGACTTTGAAGTTGAGCGCCACGACCCGTACAAGGACTATACCGATCTGGCGCTGGCGCTCGATTCCGTCCGTCGTCGCTGGCCGGGTGCCGAAGTAGTTGCGACTTGCGCTACGGGCGGCCGTCCGGACATGGCGCTTTCCGTACTGGGGCTGCTCGCAGGCTACGAGGATGCCCCTATCTGGATTGCCGAAGACGAGACCACGGCCCGCATCTTGCACGCAGGCGAATCGTGGACCATCGAAAGCGCCGAAGGCAAGACGTTCTCCATCATCGCCATAGCCCCCAACACCGAGGTAAGCGAGCACGGCCTAGAGTGGGAACTGGATCACGCCCCGCTGGGCCTGTTAGCCGATACCGGCATTAGCAACATAGTAAGATCAACTGCAAAGATAACCGTCCATGTCGGAACTGCGATAGCGTATTTGTTGCGTGAGGGTTTTATCGGGACGGTGGGTTAATTGACTTATTTTGCCGAAGTCAAAATAAGTCAATTCAGCCCCGTCCCAGGAAAACCCGTAAGAAAAAGTTTCAACAAAAACCTCTTGCATCAAGCAAAACATTCCCCTATAGTATCTCCTCGTCACGGGGGCGTAGCTCAGCTGGGAGAGCGCTTGACTGGCAGTCAAGAGGTCAGGGGTTCGATCCCCCTCGTCTCCACCATCGTGAATGCAAAGGCCTTCGGAATTCCGAAGGCCTTTTTTCATGCCAAAAAACCACGCGCCACAAACCCCACCTACGCCAACAAAAAGTTGCACAATTTATTTCCCATCTCTGTACATAGTTTGTTGGACAAACGCAATTACCAGAACGCCTCGCTGGTCAATTCGGGCTTCAGGAGCATCCATAACCTCCGTTAGCACCCCAATATCCTGCGCCAATGTGAACAACATCCCAAAACAACCCCCTTGAACACGCTAAATGAACGATATGTTGTCCACCACAAGCCAAATCAGTTTCGCTACCAGCTTGTGCTAGGATACCTAACGTTACATGAGTTCAACTGTGCTCGCGGCTCCAGCAAGTCGCAAAACGCAGGGTCGATCAGCATCCGGCCGTAACGGCGGTGTTAGAAAAACCACGAGCTCCAATATTGATTGCCATGCACGTTTTGTTCTTGCTTTTGCGTCTAATTAATTAGTTCGCTTTAGGTAGTGCAATAAGTTGCTTTGGCAAACCACAGCAGTCCAACAGCTGTTTGCGTGCGGTCCAGTTTCGTACCTGCTTGACTGGCTCGCACGCAGCCAACTGGGGCGCGGTCATTTTGCGATATGCGTCCGCTCCTCTAGCAACTGCATTTGTACATACCGTTCACGGTGGGGCAGAGCCACGTGCTTGTCTGACTGGGCTCAGGGTTTGAATATGGAGCGCCTTTGCGCACAAGCGCCCTGGCGAAGCCATACCCAAACCCCGTGAGCCACACGTAAGACAGCAAGGGGGTGGTGCTCGTGTGGTATGTGATCCAAGTCATTAACGGTCGCGAAGACGTAATGCGCGAGCGCATTGAGCGCATGGTGCCGGTTGGTGCCATGCAAGAGCTCTTTTATCCCCAATATCAAACCGAGATCAAGGTACACGGCGAATGGGTCAACACGACCAAGCCTCTGTTCCCCGGTTATCTCATCTGCGATACGTCAGACCCTCGCACCGTGCAACAGTATCTGCTGCGCATGGACGACTTTGCCCGGGTGCTTGCCCAGGACGGTCAGTTTGTGCCGCTGGCAAAAGAAGAGGCCCAACTCATAAGCAGCTTTACGCATAGGGGAGACCGCGTAGTGCCCATGAGTGAGGCCCTAAAAAAACGGCGACCAGGTCGTAGTAACGGCTGGTCCACTGCTGGGCCACGAAGGCCTCATCAAAACCATTAATAGACGCAAGTGCACTGCTTATTTGGAGCTCGACCTGTGCGGCCGGCGCGTAACCACCCGCGTTGGCCTTGCCGTTCTTTCAAACGAGCAGCGCGTCATGCGCAACTTTAAAAAGGCGATCGCCTAGCTGCAGACGGTCGCTACACAGAACAGGGAGGATCCCCGACCCGGGGACGAAGTGTTGGAAGAGAACGTGTCGGATAAAACTGAATATATAACTGATGTTCCTTGTGGTACGTCAATGATCGGTCAAGTCATTGATCGGCAGAATGGCTCTCATGCTCCTGTGGCGACGGAATTTCCGCCTCCCGTCGAGAACCCTGCTCCGGCGCAAGGTTTCGTAGCGACAGGAAGCTATAAGGCACCCGCTGCCGATCCCAATGCTGCTGCTCCCAAGAAAGGTGGGCCAGGCTACTTTGCCTTCAAGCGAGCCTTTGACATCGTGTTCTCTGCTGGCGTCTGTGTGGTATTGGCTATCCCCGTCGTAGCTGCATGCATCGCCATAGAGATTGACTCTCCCGGCAAGCCGTTTTTTCGCCAAAAGCGAGTCGGTAAGGGCGGCAAGCCTATCTATATCTTCAAACTCCGAACCATGGTCTCTGATGCTCACGAGCATCCTGAGAAGTACATGACTCCCGAGCAGTTGGCGCAATGGCAGCGCGAACAGAAGGTTGACGATGATCCCCGAATCACGCGTGTAGGCCGCTTTCTTCGCCGCACTTCGTTGGACGAACTTCCTCAATTCATTAACGTTCTCTCGGGTGATTTATCCGTCATTGGCCCTCGTCCCGTAACACTTGAGGAAACGTATGAATACGGCGATGCACGCGATGAGGTGCTCGCATGTAAGCCTGGCATCACCGGTTGGTGGGCTGCGACTGACCGCAATGAATCCACGTGGAGAAGTGGTCAGAGGCAAGCTCGTGAGCTCTTTTATGTGCGCCATCAGTCGCTCGGGTTGGATACCCGCGTGTTCGTAAAAACGTTCAAGGCGATGAGGAGGGGGAAGTAACGTATGACCGATTCTCCCCTGGTTTCAATCATTATGCCCCTCTACAATGCTGAGCCGTATCTTGTCGAGACCTTCGACTCCGTTCTTTCTCAATCCTATAAGAACTGGGAGCTCATCGTGGTCGAAGATTGCTCTTCGGACGCATCTCTTCGACTTGCGAAGGAATACGAGAATAAGGATCGTCGTATCTCGGTTCATCCCAACGAGCACAACGTTGGTGCGGCTAAGTCGCGCAATACCGGTATCGAACACGTTTCCGGCGATTTCGTCGCGTTCATGGACGCCGATGACGCATGGCTTCCGGATAAACTTGATCACCAGCTTGCGTACATGCGGGATTGTGGTCTGGGGATGTGTTTCACCTCGTATGAGACCATTGAGTCTGACGGACAGCATAGGAATTACGTACACGTACCCAAGAGCATCGACTACGACGGTTTTCTCAAGAACACCGTGACCTGCAGCCATACCATCGCGTTCGACCTCTCGAAAATACCCCTGAGTCTTCTCGTTTGTCCCGATTTCGGGGATTCGTTCGATTTCCCTGAAGACATGGTCGTCTGGCTCCAGGTCCTCAAGAGTGGCGTTCCAGCCGGCGGCCTCGACGAGGTGCTTGCAAAGAACAGGAAACATGGCGGCTCCCGCTCCGCTAATAAATTCCGTGCAGTTTCCCGCACGTGGAACGCCTACCGAAAAGTGGAGAAGATAAACCCAGTCTATTCCGCGTATTGTCTGTTCTGGCAGCTGACGCACGCGGTGCTTAAAAGGATTTAGGATTGAGGCTGAATGAGGATTCTATTTCTCTCGAACCTTGAGTTTGAGGGCTTCGCGGGCCCTACGTACTGTGTGCCTGCACTGATCGGGGCCTTATCCGAACTCGAAGAGGTTGTCTGGTATAACATGAGACCTGTCGAGCGCGAAGAATGGAGGGGTCTTCCTTTCTACAGGAACCCTAACGACTTTGCTTTCAACATTGAAGATTTCACCAGTCGAATCTGGGGCCCTGACCTAATCGTTTTCGAGGGTTTTTATGCGTTTCATCCCAACGCGACCCTCTTGGGCGTGCTGTCTTCGGGTATACCATATGTGATTGAGCCGCACTGCGCCCTCACGAGCGGAGACCAGGGGAAGAAAACCTTTAAGAAACGAATCTGCAACGCCGTTTTCTACAACCGTTTCGCTCAAGGCGCCGCTGCGATCCACTACCTTACCGAGAAGGAACGCGATGAGTCCGGCGAGAAATGGAACCGGAACAGCTTCATCGAGCCGAACGGCATAGAAGTGCCCAAGGAGCGCCCTCATCGGGAGTCGTGGCATGGCGACGTGCCTGAAATTGTGTTCGTTGGCAGAGTGGAGCCCTATCAAAAGGGATTGGACATCCTCCTCGAAGCACTTACTCCGTTGAATGCTCGCGCGGATTCACCGCGCTTCCATCTCTCGATTTACGGCAACTCCGTCAACGGCTTCTCAAATGAGATGGAGAAAAAGCTACAGGCCGCGGGGCTTTCAGACGTTGTTGCCGTTCGCGGCCCTGTATACGGGGATGCGAAGGATGCGGTTCTGCGCGCCGCGGACATCTTTCTCCTCACATCACGCTACGAGGGGATGCCGATGGGTCTGCTCGAGGCGTGCGCCTACGGGTTGCCATGCGTGGTAACCCCGGGTACCAACATGTCTGACGTCATCCTCGCAGAGGGAGCCGGATGGGTCTGCGACCTTTCTCCCGAATCCGTGCGGGAAGCCATCGTCGCCGCCGCCAGCTCTGCTGAGGCCTATGCGGAGATGGCCCTGGCCTCACGTCGCGTTGCGGAGTTGTTTTCGTGGCCCTCGATCGCCAAGTCGATTCGAACCGATTATCTCAAGGTGATTGGGCGCGCATGACGATTTATCTGATGGAAATAGTCGTGATTCTCGTTCTCGGTGTAATCACGGGCGTGTCGCGCGGGGATGCTGAGAGACGATGCTTTATCATCTTGGCCTGCCTGGTCTTGTTCGCGTTCTCCGGCCTGAGAAGCTATGCGGTCGGAGTGGATACGCTCCAGTACTGGAACGCTTACCTGACGGCGTGGATGGCACACTCCTGGTATGAAACCGGGTTCCTGTACCTCCTCCGGGCCTTGAACGTGGTCAGCCCCAATCCGCAGCTCCTTCTTCTCTTCACCAGTGCGGTCATGACCGCCTGCGTCGGGTATGTGGTCTATAAGTCGGACTGCAATCCCGTGCTCGCACTCTTCCTCTATGTGACACTTCTGACGTACGCCTCCTTTATGAACCTCATGCGCCAAGGTATCGCCGCCGCAATCATCATCGCGGCGATACCTTGGCTGGAGTCCGGGAAGAGGATCCGTTTCGCTGCGGCGGTCATTTTCGGCTCCCTGTTTCACTCGACCGCCATCGTCATGCTCGCGCTCATTCCGCTCTCGGCGCTCGCACCGACAAAGAAAGTCATGCTGGGTTATGGCGTCGTCGCGTTGGCTTTGGCCCTTTCCCCCTGATGTCGTGTGGAGCTTCGTTGAGAAGAACTTTGACAAGTACTCGACGTATAGCATGTCCTCGTGGTCGGGGGGGGATGCGCTCGCGGCGCCGATCATGACCGCCATGGACGCTTTGCTGATTGTCGTTTCCCATTTGTTTGGGGTGGGGGCTTCGGATGACGACAGGGAGGAGAGGGTTCTTTTTCATGGATCCATGCTCCAGGTCGTCTTCCAGTTCCTCGCTTGCTTCGTGAACATCTTCCAGAGGCTGACGACGTTTACCTCGTTTTTCCTTGTCTTATACGTGGCGCTGCGATTCCGAAAGATCGATACAAAGCTCAAGTTCCTCCTCGTTTACGGCATATGCGCAGTTACGGCCGTGTTTTTTGTAGTAATTATGGTCTACCGGCCGCAATGGCACGGTGTCGTTCCTTTTTCCTTTTTCTGGCAGCTTGTTTAGATTCATGAGGATTGTTAAATGGGACTAGTGTTGAACAATCTCGGGAGGATCGCCAAGCATTCGGTCCATCCGAAGCCCCTCGCGTACCACACGCGAGGGGCTTCGGATGGACCTCCTGAATCTGCGTGGCCAGGGAGCGCTTACCCGGGTTTCGGCCACCACTTAACGTTCCTCGCCCGAGCTCCACGACTTATGACCTGCAACACTTTTGGTCGACATCACCGTGATTATTCCCCGCTATATCAGCGAGCTCGGGCGGGTCATTTCTGTGGGGACGAAACACTCGAGCGGCGTTGCATGGGGAAGGATCTTCGATCGCGAGACGCGGCAAGGCCTAGAGCTTCTCAAAGATGGGTGGTTTGAGGACACTGTGCGGACATAAATGATCGTGCTGAGGTTCAGGGGTCGACCATCGACGAATTGGACTACTCATACCAAAAGCAAGTTGACTCGTTAACCTCGAACAGCCTGTCGAGCAAGAGGTCTATAGACAGGTACTTCACGATCGAAGCCATGCTTGCTTTGCGCCGGACATTGGCCTTTCCTTTTCACCAGAGGATGTATGACCAGACTCTCTATCAGCTCGGTATCTTGTTTGCAAACCTCACGGTCGCGCTCGTTGACGAAGAATCTCGCTGCGTTTTTGCTTTTGCTACCGAGTTGATGAAGGCGAATGGGCCATCCCGAGAATGTTCTTTTGGAAGTCGATAGCGTCCTCTGGCGGCTGGCGTCGCTTTCGCTTTAAGGGCTCAGGCACCCGCTCTTTATTGCCTTGCGCTTTAGCTCGAATAGAAACGAAAACTGAAATTTGTTTGGGTTGATATAGATATTGAAAAGCAGTAACACACTCGCCAAAAACATAATTTGGCAGTACGGATTACAAGTACTTAAGTACGTATTCCCCCTCATCCTCGTGCCGTACCTCACGCGCGTGCTGGGCACGGGTGGCTACGCCGTCTATGCCTACGTGTTGTCGTTCATGGGAATCGTCCAGACGCTCGCTGACTTCGGTTTCATGCTTTCCGGAACAAAGCAAGTCGTCGACCTGAGGGACAACTGCGAGGTCCTTTCACGCCTGCTCGGCTCCATAGAGCTCGCTCGTCTTCTCCTCGCCGCCGGCCTGTGCGCGGTCGTCGTGGTCGTCGCCCAGTTCATCCCACTGCTCTGGGACAATATGGGGTATGTACTGATTGCCTATGTTTCCACCGTGCTCAGGGCCTTGCTACCGGATTTCATGTTTCAAGGTTTTGAGGACATGGAGCCGCTCACCACGCGTTTCTTCGCGGCAAAGGTGATCACGGTCGGCCTGACTCTTCTGGTGGTCCATGGACCGCAGGATCTTCTGCTCGTCGCAGTTGCGGATGCCCTGGGCGGCTTGGTAGCGCTTATCTGGAGCTTCATGACCGTTCGAACCCGCTACGGCGTGCGGGTTTCCTTCGGTGGCTTCCGAAACGCCTTGGCTGAGCTAAAGAGATCTGCCGTGTATTGCGTGTCGAACATCGGCACCACCCTTGTCTCGGGGTTCACCACTTTCGTCGTGGGAATCGTGCTCACCGACCCGACGGAAATCGCGTACTGGTCGCTCGCCCTCACAACCGTGAGCGCGGTTCAAGCGCTCTATTCTCCAATATCCAGCAGTCTGTATCCCCATGTTGTGGCGCATCGGGATCTGGGCGCTGTTAGGAAGATGGCGATTATGGCAGCTCCCGCCCTATTGGTCGGCACCGTTGCGTATTGCCTGCTGTCCCCGCAGGTGTTTTTTCTACTTGGCGGACAGGGCTACGTTGCGGGTTCTTGGGTCATGGTTGCCCTCAGCCCTGTCCTGCCGCTCTCTTTCTATTCGATCTTGATTGGCTGGCCGGTACTCGGCGCTTTGGGTAAGGTCAACGAACTTACCGCCTCGACTGTTGCCTCAGGTGTTATTAACGCTGCTCTGCTCCTCGCGATGGCGCTTCTCGGCCGGTCATCTTTGCTCGCGATCTGCGTAATCCGCTGCATAGCCGAGGTCGCGCTACTTGGAACCAGGGGGTTTGTGCTGATTGAATGTTTAAGGAAGGGAAAGTTGCATGAGTAACATCACCCCGCTCTCTATCGAAGAGCTACACCAGAAGGAGCTGGAGCTTCTTGAAGCGTTTGATGCCTTTTGCTCCGAACACGGCCTTCGATACTCACTTACAGCCGGCACTTTGCTTGGCGCTATTCGCCACAAGGGATTCATCCCCTGGGATGACGATATCGACGTCTGTATGCCGCGCCCCGATTACGATCGTCTTGCAACGCTTGCTGGCGAGTTGCCGGCTGGACTCAGGCTCGTTGGCCCCGAGAACAGCCCGTTTGTTTACCCCTGGCGCAAGTTCTGCACCGAAAGTATTAGAGCTCAAGAGCCTACCTATGAAGGGGTCATGGATCAAATGCTCTGGATAGATGTTTTCGTTATGGATGGCGTTTCTTCTGACGAGAGCGAGATTGAGCGCATGCAAGTCCGCATGAACAAGGCCTCGCGTGCAAGCGTTTGGTCGAGCGCCAATCATAATTCGGACTCAATGGGAAAACGCTTCATAAAGAACGCAGCCAAAGCGCTTCTTAATCCGGAGCACGCAAAGACGAAGATGATGGCAATGGCTGAGCGCGTTGCAACCGAGCCTGGTTACGACGCGGCAAGCCGCGTCAGCAGCGTACTCGGACTGGCCAAACACGGGTGGTCGCTTCCCAAGGAAGGCTACGAGGACATGGTCGAGGTTGAGTTCGAGGAGCACATGTTCCCCGCCATGGGCTGCTGGGACGAATACCTGACCAAGTGCTACGGGGATTACATGCAGCTGCCGCCGGAGGACAAAAGACAGACGCACTGCCTGAAGGCATGGTGCGTGAACGAAGACACTAAGGAGAATGCAGATGCTTAACTTCACCGTTGGTCCGGTTATGAGTCCCAGCGAGGTGCTGGAAGTTTCAGCCAAGAGCACACCCTATTTCCGCACACCAGAGTTCTCTCAGGTAATGCTAGAGAACGAGCGCATTATGTTGGACTTGTTGTCCGCACCCAAGGATTCACGCTGCGTGTTTCTAACGGCTTCTGGCACAGGCGCTATGGAGGCTGCTGTGATGAGTGTCTTAGCGCCCGCTGAGCGAGTTGCAGTGGTCAATGGCGGCAGTTTCGGGCAGAGGTTCGTCGACTTATGCCAACTTCACGGGCACAACGTCAACGAGATTAAGCTTGAGTTCGGGCGTCAGGTCACGCGGAAAAACCTCGAGGATGCGGTGGAATCCGGCTGCGGTGCGTTGCTCGTGAACATGCATGAGACCTCGTCGGGACTATTGTACGACATGAGGCTCCTATCCGAGTTTTGCCGCGAACGCGAGATGCTCTTGATCGTCGACGCAGTGAGCGCGTTCATCGCCGAAGAGATTGACATGGCGGCTCTCGGCGCCGACGTGGTGCTGACGGGTTCGCAAAAGGCGCTAGCTTGCCACCCGGGCATCTCCCTCATGGCTCTCTCGCCGCGCGGACAGGAAAGGGTAGCGGAGAATCCCGAGGTTTGCTCCTACTTGAGCCTAAAGGAAGCCCTGCGCAACGGCGAGCGTGGGCAGACTCCCTGGACGCCTGCTGTCAACACGCTGCTTGAGATCAATGCGCG is a genomic window of Collinsella aerofaciens containing:
- a CDS encoding HAD family hydrolase translates to MSHTAAPKVAFIFDCDGTLVNSTPVWAYAQPELLHRHGIDVTVDDFAQFEHLSLEDECQAYHDTWGIGANGEELYRELSDILIDGYSKVPPRDGLLAFLEQAKAAGIAMCVATSTPAELVKSALAGAGLDAYMEFVTTTGEAGRSKQFPDVYELALRRLDERHGQKFERAWVFEDAVFGLKSSGTAGFKRVGIYDPHGRMKRDDVRANCDIFIDSYEELDLPRVLAFEG
- a CDS encoding thiamine diphosphokinase; its protein translation is MACKVLVVCGSPVVVSADLLRRLAGECDHVVAVDRGLDALLGAGLGCDVYVGDADTVSDAGRALVDAATDFEVERHDPYKDYTDLALALDSVRRRWPGAEVVATCATGGRPDMALSVLGLLAGYEDAPIWIAEDETTARILHAGESWTIESAEGKTFSIIAIAPNTEVSEHGLEWELDHAPLGLLADTGISNIVRSTAKITVHVGTAIAYLLREGFIGTVG
- a CDS encoding transcription termination/antitermination NusG family protein codes for the protein MLVWYVIQVINGREDVMRERIERMVPVGAMQELFYPQYQTEIKVHGEWVNTTKPLFPGYLICDTSDPRTVQQYLLRMDDFARVLAQDGQFVPLAKEEAQLISSFTHRGDRVVPMSEALKKRRPGRSNGWSTAGPRRPHQNH
- a CDS encoding sugar transferase; its protein translation is MEENVSDKTEYITDVPCGTSMIGQVIDRQNGSHAPVATEFPPPVENPAPAQGFVATGSYKAPAADPNAAAPKKGGPGYFAFKRAFDIVFSAGVCVVLAIPVVAACIAIEIDSPGKPFFRQKRVGKGGKPIYIFKLRTMVSDAHEHPEKYMTPEQLAQWQREQKVDDDPRITRVGRFLRRTSLDELPQFINVLSGDLSVIGPRPVTLEETYEYGDARDEVLACKPGITGWWAATDRNESTWRSGQRQARELFYVRHQSLGLDTRVFVKTFKAMRRGK
- a CDS encoding glycosyltransferase family 2 protein, with product MTDSPLVSIIMPLYNAEPYLVETFDSVLSQSYKNWELIVVEDCSSDASLRLAKEYENKDRRISVHPNEHNVGAAKSRNTGIEHVSGDFVAFMDADDAWLPDKLDHQLAYMRDCGLGMCFTSYETIESDGQHRNYVHVPKSIDYDGFLKNTVTCSHTIAFDLSKIPLSLLVCPDFGDSFDFPEDMVVWLQVLKSGVPAGGLDEVLAKNRKHGGSRSANKFRAVSRTWNAYRKVEKINPVYSAYCLFWQLTHAVLKRI
- a CDS encoding glycosyltransferase, encoding MRILFLSNLEFEGFAGPTYCVPALIGALSELEEVVWYNMRPVEREEWRGLPFYRNPNDFAFNIEDFTSRIWGPDLIVFEGFYAFHPNATLLGVLSSGIPYVIEPHCALTSGDQGKKTFKKRICNAVFYNRFAQGAAAIHYLTEKERDESGEKWNRNSFIEPNGIEVPKERPHRESWHGDVPEIVFVGRVEPYQKGLDILLEALTPLNARADSPRFHLSIYGNSVNGFSNEMEKKLQAAGLSDVVAVRGPVYGDAKDAVLRAADIFLLTSRYEGMPMGLLEACAYGLPCVVTPGTNMSDVILAEGAGWVCDLSPESVREAIVAAASSAEAYAEMALASRRVAELFSWPSIAKSIRTDYLKVIGRA
- a CDS encoding EpsG family protein is translated as MTIYLMEIVVILVLGVITGVSRGDAERRCFIILACLVLFAFSGLRSYAVGVDTLQYWNAYLTAWMAHSWYETGFLYLLRALNVVSPNPQLLLLFTSAVMTACVGYVVYKSDCNPVLALFLYVTLLTYASFMNLMRQGIAAAIIIAAIPWLESGKRIRFAAAVIFGSLFHSTAIVMLALIPLSALAPTKKVMLGYGVVALALALSP
- a CDS encoding EpsG family protein, with amino-acid sequence MASSRWLWPFPPDVVWSFVEKNFDKYSTYSMSSWSGGDALAAPIMTAMDALLIVVSHLFGVGASDDDREERVLFHGSMLQVVFQFLACFVNIFQRLTTFTSFFLVLYVALRFRKIDTKLKFLLVYGICAVTAVFFVVIMVYRPQWHGVVPFSFFWQLV
- a CDS encoding oligosaccharide flippase family protein, which gives rise to MKSSNTLAKNIIWQYGLQVLKYVFPLILVPYLTRVLGTGGYAVYAYVLSFMGIVQTLADFGFMLSGTKQVVDLRDNCEVLSRLLGSIELARLLLAAGLCAVVVVVAQFIPLLWDNMGYVLIAYVSTVLRALLPDFMFQGFEDMEPLTTRFFAAKVITVGLTLLVVHGPQDLLLVAVADALGGLVALIWSFMTVRTRYGVRVSFGGFRNALAELKRSAVYCVSNIGTTLVSGFTTFVVGIVLTDPTEIAYWSLALTTVSAVQALYSPISSSLYPHVVAHRDLGAVRKMAIMAAPALLVGTVAYCLLSPQVFFLLGGQGYVAGSWVMVALSPVLPLSFYSILIGWPVLGALGKVNELTASTVASGVINAALLLAMALLGRSSLLAICVIRCIAEVALLGTRGFVLIECLRKGKLHE
- a CDS encoding LicD family protein → MSNITPLSIEELHQKELELLEAFDAFCSEHGLRYSLTAGTLLGAIRHKGFIPWDDDIDVCMPRPDYDRLATLAGELPAGLRLVGPENSPFVYPWRKFCTESIRAQEPTYEGVMDQMLWIDVFVMDGVSSDESEIERMQVRMNKASRASVWSSANHNSDSMGKRFIKNAAKALLNPEHAKTKMMAMAERVATEPGYDAASRVSSVLGLAKHGWSLPKEGYEDMVEVEFEEHMFPAMGCWDEYLTKCYGDYMQLPPEDKRQTHCLKAWCVNEDTKENADA
- a CDS encoding pyridoxal-phosphate-dependent aminotransferase family protein; its protein translation is MSPSEVLEVSAKSTPYFRTPEFSQVMLENERIMLDLLSAPKDSRCVFLTASGTGAMEAAVMSVLAPAERVAVVNGGSFGQRFVDLCQLHGHNVNEIKLEFGRQVTRKNLEDAVESGCGALLVNMHETSSGLLYDMRLLSEFCREREMLLIVDAVSAFIAEEIDMAALGADVVLTGSQKALACHPGISLMALSPRGQERVAENPEVCSYLSLKEALRNGERGQTPWTPAVNTLLEINARLRSIEARGIDAERAEIASRAKAVRDALTSTTLEMVPENPSNAVTALRCPASNAKAIIERAKTGYGMWLCPNGGALCDEVFRIGHIGAITEEDNDRLIDCLTSLSAEGLF